The DNA sequence CCTGATACATCACTGAAAAGGTTGTTTAAGAAATCATGTAATATTGTGCTATTTTCATGCTTAATACCGAGGGTTTACAAACGACTGATAGAACAGAGCCCGACCAGCTGTGGTCATCTCACCTGGCTGTGAAAAGTCCACCTGAATGTGAGCTGGCACTGCTCAACCAGTCTCTTGTCATCCCTCAAAGTGAAGTGCGAAAACAGCACAATATTACATGATAGTTCTTAAACAACTCTTTCTGCAATCGATCACAAAATGTCAGATTTCTGATTCTGTTTGGTTTCGTGGACTTGTCCCCTACTTCAAGATATTTAATCCTTCATTATTCTCATTTGAAGCCAAACACACTATTGATGGCAAAAGAGTACTTGAACAAGAGTATGAAACATATCAAAGACACGCACATAGTTTttaaattttcattaaaaaatcatatatatatgtatatatatatacttctgtCAAACATCTTTGGAAGAGTGTCACCCCTTGTTCAGCAAATATTACACATCCTTGGAGTACAGGGACACAGTATGAGCAAAATGTCTTTAGCACTTTCAAGTGAGTCCACCTCAATGATTCTAGCACCGCAAGGTGTCGTTCATCTCGTGTTTTTTGTCACATTTTACTTCTGACCATTTGAACACTTCCTGTTTTGAATATGTTCAGGTACAAATGGTTTGAAATATAGGAATCTTATCACTTCAACATCTCAATCTGATGTCGTTGGTAATATTCAGATATTTGGGGCAACCACACACTGGACTGTTAATGTGGGACATTCCCTGCATTCCTTTAGTACCCTGTCTTCACCAGTCATCAATAGCCTGAAGCTAGCAGTGTCAAAGGTCATGGCAtcttgacacaggtcatcaccTCTTATGCCACAAACCTAGATTGAGTGTGTCCAAGCTTGGTAGCTGCATGATTTTCTCCAACCCAACAGTTGTGATGCGTGTACAACCATACAGGTCTATAGATCGCAAAGTGCGCATTTTCTCGCCAATTAAACTTAGTCCCCTATCTGTAATTTTCACACACTGTCCAATATTCAGGGTCTTTAATTCTTGTAATGTATTAACAAGACGGTTTATTCCATCGTCACTGATGTTGCAAGCACTTAGGCTCAAATTCCTCAAACTTAGTTGTCCTTGGGAGAGGAAATAGAGTCCTTGATCACCAACTTTGTCACAAAAACTAACATCCAACGATGTTATCCTTGAACCACCTTCCGACAAATAACCTAAGCCATTGTCACTAATGTTGTCACAACTTCTCAGGTTAAGTTCCCTCAAACTGAGCATTTTTGACAGGTACTTTATACCTGTGTCTGTCACACTGCCACAGAATGAAAGGTTAATAGTCTTAAGAGTTGTCAAGCCTAGACTTACATGTTTCAAAGCTTGGTCAGTTAGTTTCTGGCAGTCCTGTAAGCCTAGATGTTCGAGCTCCGGGTTTCCACAAGCGGACTTGTGACACAGTCCTGCTAGATAACCTATACCCTGGTCAGATATGTGACGACAGCTTcgtaaattcaaacttttcaATTTTCGTAAACTGACTGCCACAAGCAGAAGTCCAGTGTTGCTCACATTACAACAGCCACCCAGTTCAAGGACTTCTAAATTCTTCAAAAACTGTGTGATTCTCCCTAAGCTTGAATCGGTCACTTGTTTGCATAGACTTAAGTTGAGCACTGTCAGGGAAGCCAGCTCCTGGGCGAAGGCATGGCTGAGTCCGAAATCGGTGATGTTGTAACAACCACTAAGATTTAAACTTTCTAGACCGGGTATTCCCAACACGACATCTCGGAGACTTCGTCTCAAACTGAGCACTTGGACTCGGTGTATGCCACGCTTCACAAGGCTTGGAAACAAAGAAGGGTTTGCACGGCGAAGATGTAGCTTTGCTTCAACTTTTCGCCAAACCATGCGGTTATAAGCGGCGTCTCGCCAAGTGGTACATACCTGGGCAACCCTTCCCTTGTCTCTTGTGTCCAAATAACTAAATACCATGGCCAATATTTCAGGAAATAGTGCGGAAATGTGTGTTCGAGACCGCTCGCAACGATCCTCCATATTAGTTGAAGCCAGGCTGGGAAGGTCACGTGGTATTAGCAAATACGCCTTTCGTCTGTTGAGACCGTATCGCTGATTGGTCACATTTGTCCTTGTCGAAGGCAGACCGCGGTAACAAAACCTGTACAACTCGAGACACAACAAACTGTATAGTTACAGACTGTCTGAGTATGACCAAGGGAGGTAAATGCATCGCGCTAGTTTTTAGTGGCAGTTTACTAGGTCAACGTGGACAGAAACGTTTCGGAAACTGTGCTACGATTGCTACAAGGGCAGCTGTCAAAACGTGTATGAGATAACTTTAAAGTAACCTTTACAGATATAGTTTGAACTTTTATATAGTTCCATGAAATATTAGATATTTAAAGGGCGTGAAATAAGTACTGAAATTAATACTTCCCTGAAAACATAAGATCTTTGTGACGATAAGAGGTTCGTGTACATTATTATTAAGACGTCTTGGTTGTACAGTATAGTTTCATGTGTGGGAAGTTAGTTGCGGATTCTATACTGTTAATATTAAGTGTACAGATGTTTTGCTGTGTTAATATGACactaattttgttttaatttaccTTGTGAATAACGCGCAATCTTTCCCCGCCTGTGATTATGGGACTTTCACAGGGTGCTTAGAAATTACACAGAATTCGATGTCTATCCTTTTTTCTTAAATATTTCGTTTTACGGGTCTTCAAGAATGAATTATATTTAAGCGTGCCATGTCAACAAATACAACTTCATTTGCCACGGAAATCACAATAAAAGTGATTGGACGTGTTATGTGTACATCTATGTCCCAGTTTAGAGTCGGTATCTGCGGCAGGTCAGCAGGTCTCTGTTATACTGGTGGCAACAAGTCATAGGCTCTCATATACAtcaagggagtgagtgagtttagttttacgccgtactcagcaacaCTCcatctgtatggcggcggtctataaatgaTCGCGTCTgggccggacaatccagtgatcaacggcataaGCTTCGATGTACGCAACTGGAGACTGGTTGcgtgtcagtcaagtcaccagcctgaccacccgatcccgttatagtctcctgttacgacaagcatgacttGATCAGTAATTACCAGATGCTGGCTGTTGATCTTGGCTAAGGGCGGTTAGCAGTGGTTTACGTACAGTAGAAGGATTGGAATGGTTTTCCTGTTATTGAGTTTGCTAAAACAGTGTCACAATATTGCCAGAAGGTGTAGGGAGGGCAGTTTGTGTAAACATCACCAGTTGCCATTTGAAATTTGTGGTTAAGAATAGCTCCTCCGCGACACACCTTACTTAGTCTGCTACTGCTATCATAACCATTCGATAAAATACCCATCACCcccgaaaaaacaacaaaaaacaacaaacaaacaaaaaacaaaacaaaaacaaaacgaaaaaacaaacaaacaaaaaaacacgcacgcacacacgcagtAAAGTCAAATTAACATTCTTGAACTGAGGTGGCAGACGAACGAT is a window from the Haliotis asinina isolate JCU_RB_2024 chromosome 9, JCU_Hal_asi_v2, whole genome shotgun sequence genome containing:
- the LOC137295766 gene encoding F-box/LRR-repeat protein 14-like, whose translation is MEDRCERSRTHISALFPEILAMVFSYLDTRDKGRVAQVCTTWRDAAYNRMVWRKVEAKLHLRRANPSLFPSLVKRGIHRVQVLSLRRSLRDVVLGIPGLESLNLSGCYNITDFGLSHAFAQELASLTVLNLSLCKQVTDSSLGRITQFLKNLEVLELGGCCNVSNTGLLLVAVSLRKLKSLNLRSCRHISDQGIGYLAGLCHKSACGNPELEHLGLQDCQKLTDQALKHVSLGLTTLKTINLSFCGSVTDTGIKYLSKMLSLRELNLRSCDNISDNGLGYLSEGGSRITSLDVSFCDKVGDQGLYFLSQGQLSLRNLSLSACNISDDGINRLVNTLQELKTLNIGQCVKITDRGLSLIGEKMRTLRSIDLYGCTRITTVGLEKIMQLPSLDTLNLGLWHKR